A DNA window from Brassica napus cultivar Da-Ae chromosome C1, Da-Ae, whole genome shotgun sequence contains the following coding sequences:
- the LOC125579959 gene encoding secreted RxLR effector protein 161-like — translation MERIPYASVVGSLNYVQTCTRPDINFAVGMLGRYQSNPGMDHWKAAKKVLRYLQGTKENMLTYRRSDQLEVIGYSDSDYAGCVDSRKSTFGYLFLLAGGAISWKSGKQSVIATSTMEAEFVACFEATIHALWLRNFISGLRIVDTIAKPLRIYCDNSAAVFFFKERQVLEGC, via the coding sequence ATGGAAAGAATTCCCTATGCATCGGTGGTTGGGAGTTTGAACTATGTTCAAACATGTACTCGACCTGATATCAACTTTGCTGTTGGAATGTTGGGTCGATATCAAAGTAATCCCGGAATGGACCACTGGAAAGCTGCAAAGAAGGTTCTCAGGTATTTGCAAGGCACCAAAGAGAACATGCTTACATATAGGAGATCTGATCAGCTGGAAGTTATTGGATATTCAGATTCAGACTATGCCGGATGCGTTGATAGCAGAAAATCGACGTTTGGCTACTTGTTCCTATTAGCTGGGGGAGCAATATCATGGAAGAGTGGAAAGCAGTCTGTCATTGCTACTTCCACTATGGAGGCTGAATTTGTGGCATGCTTTGAGGCCACAATTCATGCACTATGGCTGCGGAACTTTATCTCAGGGCTTCGGATTGTCGACACTATAGCCAAGCCGCTGAGAATTTACTGCGATAATTCAgcagctgttttttttttcaaagaacgACAAGTACTCGAAGGGTGCTAA
- the LOC125580742 gene encoding NDR1/HIN1-like protein 26, translated as MDNKIGSLPVRSEPSARPISRHHSTSYIDRVRESLTTRVSKFICAIFLSLLLCLGIVFFILWISLRPHRPRVHIREFSLPGLGKTDGFETSHISFKITVHNPNQKVGVYYDSMEGSVYYKEKRVGSTKLIHPLYQDPKNTSLVEGDLRGPTMAVNKDRWKEMGRERNQGKVVFRLDVVSVIRFKVYSWHSKMHRMHANCYIEVGWDGMLLSRTKDKRCPVYFT; from the coding sequence ATGGATAACAAGATTGGCTCTCTACCGGTCAGATCCGAACCATCAGCCCGACCCATATCCCGTCACCACTCAACGAGTTACATTGATAGGGTCAGAGAAAGCCTCACAACAAGAGTATCCAAATTCATATGTGCCATTTTCTTATCTCTTTTGTTATGTTTAGGcattgtttttttcatattatgGATCAGTCTACGTCCTCACCGACCCCGTGTCCACATACGCGAGTTCTCTCTCCCCGGTTTGGGAAAAACCGACGGGTTTGAAACCTCTCATATAAGCTTCAAAATAACGGTTCATAACCCAAACCAAAAAGTTGGTGTTTACTACGACTCCATGGAAGGATCCGTTTACTACAAAGAGAAACGGGTCGGGTCGACTAAACTCATTCACCCATTATACCAGGACCCAAAGAACACAAGCTTGGTCGAAGGAGACTTACGTGGGCCCACAATGGCGGTGAATAAGGACCGTTGGAAGGAGATGGGACGAGAGAGGAATCAAGGGAAGGTTGTGTTTCGTTTGGATGTGGTTTCCGTGATACGGTTTAAGGTGTACTCGTGGCACAGTAAGATGCATAGGATGCACGCAAACTGTTATATCGAGGTCGGCTGGGATGGCATGTTGTTGAGCAGGACCAAAGACAAGAGATGTCCGGTTTATTTCACTTGA
- the LOC106415306 gene encoding chaperone protein dnaJ 50 → MAPPATERWCWTLIIVLLSLFVRSSTAIYCGEDDCYALLGVAQDANASDIKRSYYKLSLEHHPDKNPDPESKKLFVKIATAYEILKDNETRAQYDYAIEHPSEVFYNTAQYYRAKYGHKSDPRAVLIGLLVVLSAFQYLNNVARYNEALATVKRTPAYKNRLKALELERTGGVSSKKKGPKQIDQKLQEELSNELDLQIKGAEKPSVWDLLGVRFVLLPYTIIKLLVWYSSWVWRYKVKKAPYSFEDASYLTRRSLGVPLDAWTNLDEYKKEDLVQRRLWEKQNLENYYAEMRKESKRRR, encoded by the exons atggcgcCGCCGGCAACGGAGCGGTGGTGCTGGACATTGATTATCGTGTTGCTTTCTCTGTTCGTCCGATCTTCGACGGCCATTTATTGCGGCGAAGATGATTGCTATGCTCTCCTCGG AGTGGCTCAAGATGCAAACGCATCGGATATAAAGAGATCTTACTACAAGCTTTCTCTCGAACA TCATCCAGATAAGAATCCCGATCCTGAATCCAAGAAGCTCTTTGTCAAAATCGCCACTGCTTACGAG ATTTTGAAAGATAACGAGACTCGTGCACAGTATGATTATGCAATTGAGCATCCAAGTGAG gtaTTTTACAACACTGCTCAATACTACCGAGCCAAATATGGACATAAGTCG GATCCTCGTGCTGTTCTTATCGGTCTACTGGTAGTTTTGTCTGCGTTTCAGTATCTGAACAACGTTGCAAGGTATAATGAG GCTTTGGCAACAGTTAAACGAACTCCTGCTTACAAAAACAGGCTCAAGGCCTTAGAACTCGAACGCACTGGTGGAGTGTCTAGCAAGAAGAAGGGTCCGAAGCAGATCGACCA GAAACTACAGGAAGAGCTAAGCAATGAACTCGACCTACAAATCAAAGGAGCTGAAAAACCGTCAGTCTGGGATCTTCTCGGTGTTCGATTTGTTCTCCTACCTTACACTATCATCAAG CTTCTAGTTTGGTACAGCAGTTGGGTATGGAGATATAAGGTTAAGAAAGCTCCTTATTCATTTGAAGACGCATCTTACCTAACCCGAAGATCACTTGGGGTGCCTCTCGACGCATGGACTAATCTCG ATGAATATAAGAAGGAAGATCTGGTGCAGAGAAGGCTATGGGAGAAGCAGAACCTTGAGAACTACTATGCAGAGATGCGTAAAGAATCAAAGCGGAGAAGATAG